The Gemmatimonadota bacterium genome segment TCGTATTTTACAAACCCGCACAGAGATCTGCCAAGGGGCAGGTATTTGAATGGATTGATCAGGGCTTTCAGGCGCTTGAAATGGGCGGCGCGCTTTATCTGGCGGGCCAGCGCAATCGCGGCATTAGAAGTTATGCCGCGTATTTGCATGCGGTTTTTGGCAATAGCAGACGTGCAGGACGCGTGGGCAGAGTGGAAATTTATAGCGCAAAAAAGGAGCAGAATGATCCTTGCCAAGCACCGGTTGACAATCGAACGACATTTGAATTGCGCGATGTGCCGGGCAGTCCATATCGCGTTGAAACCCGTGCGGGCGTTTTTTCACGGGATGGGCTCGACAACGGGACGAGATTGCTGATCGACTGCTTGAAAGTTCGCCCCACCGACCATGTACTGGACTGGGGGTGTGGCTGGGGCGCACTTGGCATGGTTGCAGCGCGTTTATCTGTAAAAGGCAATGCAACACTTGTCGATTCGAATATTCGAGCTGTTTCCTGCGCGGAGGAAAATTTGAAACGCAACCAGATTTGCAATGCGGTGGCTCGTGTGGAAGATGCTCGCATTATTGACCGGCGCGAGAAATTCGATCTTATTGTTTCCAACCCGCCCTTTCACGATGGCAATGCTGCGGCACACCCCCTAATTGAGGGTGCTTTTAGGGCACTGAGACCGGGAGGGCGTTTGATGCTTGTTGTGATGCGTCCAGAAGCGTATTTGAAACACATCCACAGAGTTTTTGGACAAGGGGAGATCATGGCTCAAAAAGATGGGTATGTCGTTCTTGAGGCTCATATTGGGAACTAATGTATCACACAGGCGTTTATCGCAATGAAGTATAAGGTCTGATAGTTGGTCCTGGGCTTCCGCAAGCGTTCAGTCTGGTCCCCTCCCACCAGCTTGGGCGTCTCGCGGAAGCCCGCTTTTTTGTGGTTGACACATCCATTTTCAGAGCGTTAATTCTCTCCCGCCAAAAGGCTTGACAGCCCGGAACTCCG includes the following:
- a CDS encoding methyltransferase, with product MIKTKEAQAREAFVDMADVQVGSRVLDLGWEGDCLVCLRETGARVTFVGEDICAVQKAEILRVEGILSTMPAQVISDVRVVFYKPAQRSAKGQVFEWIDQGFQALEMGGALYLAGQRNRGIRSYAAYLHAVFGNSRRAGRVGRVEIYSAKKEQNDPCQAPVDNRTTFELRDVPGSPYRVETRAGVFSRDGLDNGTRLLIDCLKVRPTDHVLDWGCGWGALGMVAARLSVKGNATLVDSNIRAVSCAEENLKRNQICNAVARVEDARIIDRREKFDLIVSNPPFHDGNAAAHPLIEGAFRALRPGGRLMLVVMRPEAYLKHIHRVFGQGEIMAQKDGYVVLEAHIGN